Part of the Candidatus Eisenbacteria bacterium genome is shown below.
CGGGACGGGTCGTCCAGGGAGCGAGCACGATCACCCAGCAGCTCGCGCGCAATCTATTTACTCATGAAGAAAAGGGGTGGATGGCTCAGACCTACAATCGGAAGATCCGCGAGGCTCTGCTCGCGCTCGAGATCGAAAAACGCTACACGAAGGACGAGATCCTCGAGATGTATCTGAACCAGATCTATCTCGGGAACCGCTCGTACGGCGTGGAGGCGGCCGCTCGAGCCTACTTCGGCAAGCCGGTCTCCGAGCTCGATCTTGCCGAGTGCGCGCTCCTCGCCGGGATCATCAAGAACCCCCGCGATTACTCTCCCTCCCGCGATCCGGAGGCCGCGCGTGGACGCCGCGCCGTCGTCTTGGGTGTCCTCGTGAAGCAAGGGGTCGCATCGGAGGCGGCGGCCGATTCGGCGGCGAACCGTCCGATCGTTCTCGCGCCGGCCGCCGAGAGAAGATACCAAGCGGGCTATTTCGTCGAGTACCTTCGCCGGTTCGTCGAGGAGAGCTTTCCGGAAGAGGAGTATCTTCTCCGCGGGCTCCGGGTCCACACGACCCTCGACACGCGCATGCAGCGCATCGCCGAGGATGCGGTTGAGGAGCATCTCGCGTCGATCGAGAAGATGCGCGGCTATGCGGAGACGCGCGCCCGCTACCTCCGGCGCGAGCCGCGCGACGAGCCTCCCGACTACATTCAGGGCGCCCTCGTCGCTCTCGAGCCGGAGACGGGGCGCATCCTCGCGATGGTCGGCGGCCGGAGCTTCGCGGAGTCGAACTGGAACCGCGCCGTGCAGGCTCCGCGGCAGCCCGGCTCCGCCTTCAAGCCGTTCGTCTACCTCGCCGCCTTGCAGAACGGCTATCGCGCCTCCGACCTCATCCTCGACTCGCCGGTCGTTCTCCCGCAAGCGGACGGCACGCAGTGGAGGCCCGGCAACTACCACCGCGACTACTCCGGACTTGTCACGCTCCGGACGGCGCTCGCGAAATCGATCAACCTTCCCGCCGTGAAGCTCGTCCTCGCGATCGGCCCGGAGAAGGCGGCCGCCGCGGCGTGGGCGCTCGGGATCACCTCGACCATCGATCCGGTCCCCGCCCTCGCCCTCGGCAGCGAGGAGGTGAATCTGCTCGAGATCACGAAGGCGTACAGCGTGTTCCGGAATGGAGGGATTCTCGTCGAGCCGACCGGGATCGACCGGATCGAGGATCGGAACGGCGCCGTGCTCTACGCGAGCGAACGGGAGGCGCGCGAGGCGATCCCGGCCCCCCTCGCCGCTCTCATGACGAACCTCCTGGAGAGCGTCGTGAACGAGGGGACCGCCGCCTCGATCCGCAAGCAAGGATGGAAGGGACCGGTCGCGGGGAAGACCGGAACCTACGACGACTACACGAACGCATGGTTCATCGGCTTCACGCCTGAGGTGGTGGCGGGGGTGTGGGTCGGCTTCGAGATGAAGCGGAACATGGGGAGCGGGATGAGCGGCGACGTCGCGGCGCTCCCGATCTGGACCAGGTTCGCGACCGCGGTGAGCGATCCGACCCAGGAAGAGGGCTTCCCTCTCCCGAGAACCGGTCTCGAGTTTCGCACCGCGTGCACGGAGAGCGGTTTCCTGGCCTCGCCGCATTGCCCCCGCGCGCGCGAGGAGATCTATCTCGCGGGGACCGCACCCGAGACCGTCTGCCACCTCCACGGGCGCGCGGTGCCGGCCTCGTTCGTCGATTTCGGCGGAGGCCGATAGGACCTCCGCGCGGGTCCGCCCGCGCGAACGAGCGCAGGGCGCATCCGGAGGCGCGCGATGAGCGACTACGAGCTTCTCGACAGCGGAAACGGAAGGAAGCTGGAGCGGTTCGGCGCGTTCACGATCGAGCGCCCCGCCGCGCAAGCCGTTTGGAGGCCGCGGCTCTCCGCGGAGATCTGGGCGCGGGCGCACGCCTCGTTCGATCGCGCGGAGGGGAACCGCTGGCGGAACCGATCCGCTCTTCCCGAGGAATGGGTCGTCGCGATCGAGGGGATTCGGTTCCTTCTCTCGCCGACCGGCTTCGGACACATCGGCGTCTTCCCCGAGCAGAGCGACCTGTGGCCGTGGGTTCGCGCGGCGGCCGCGAAGCACGCCGCTCGGCGGGGCGTGATTCCTTCGGTCCTCAACCTTTTTGCGTATTCCGGGGGTTCGACCCTCGCGGCGGCGCAGGCGGGGGGGGAGGTCTGCCACCTCGACGCGTCGCGAGGGATGGTCGAACGGGCGCGCGGCAACGCCGCGAGAAACGGTCTCGGCGAGGCCCCGATCCGATGGATCGTCGAGGACGCCGCCAAGT
Proteins encoded:
- a CDS encoding PBP1A family penicillin-binding protein — encoded protein: MRKRSLFGALAVVFLFGGIGAGFLRELRKDLPPLARLERIEPPIKTLFFTANGDTLAEIYEYNRALVPLDRIPRPLVEAVLAVEDRRFYRHWGIDLRAILRAVVRNAEAGRVVQGASTITQQLARNLFTHEEKGWMAQTYNRKIREALLALEIEKRYTKDEILEMYLNQIYLGNRSYGVEAAARAYFGKPVSELDLAECALLAGIIKNPRDYSPSRDPEAARGRRAVVLGVLVKQGVASEAAADSAANRPIVLAPAAERRYQAGYFVEYLRRFVEESFPEEEYLLRGLRVHTTLDTRMQRIAEDAVEEHLASIEKMRGYAETRARYLRREPRDEPPDYIQGALVALEPETGRILAMVGGRSFAESNWNRAVQAPRQPGSAFKPFVYLAALQNGYRASDLILDSPVVLPQADGTQWRPGNYHRDYSGLVTLRTALAKSINLPAVKLVLAIGPEKAAAAAWALGITSTIDPVPALALGSEEVNLLEITKAYSVFRNGGILVEPTGIDRIEDRNGAVLYASEREAREAIPAPLAALMTNLLESVVNEGTAASIRKQGWKGPVAGKTGTYDDYTNAWFIGFTPEVVAGVWVGFEMKRNMGSGMSGDVAALPIWTRFATAVSDPTQEEGFPLPRTGLEFRTACTESGFLASPHCPRAREEIYLAGTAPETVCHLHGRAVPASFVDFGGGR
- a CDS encoding class I SAM-dependent methyltransferase, which translates into the protein MSDYELLDSGNGRKLERFGAFTIERPAAQAVWRPRLSAEIWARAHASFDRAEGNRWRNRSALPEEWVVAIEGIRFLLSPTGFGHIGVFPEQSDLWPWVRAAAAKHAARRGVIPSVLNLFAYSGGSTLAAAQAGGEVCHLDASRGMVERARGNAARNGLGEAPIRWIVEDAAKFLAREVRRGRRYDAAILDPPSFGRGRRGEVFKIHDHLLALLDPCRALLSEDPAFLLLTSHTPEFSPRVLRNLLEDLAEERGGSVDSGEMLLRGGPRVVPLPSGAFARWTPPETD